gattgtcagtgatgtgtactctgaggaacttgaagctttttacATTCTCCACTGAGGGCCTGTCGATATGGATGGGGgcttgctccctctgctgtctcctgaagtccacgatcagctcctttgttttgttgaccatGAGGGAGACGTCATTTTCCTGGCATCACTCCGCCAGGGCTCTGAAATCGGAGCAGATAGCCAGGGCGAATTTACGAAGCCTCCGTTTTGACACTGTCCgttgagaacgcacaacgactacTCTGTTTAGCCAAGTTAAGAAtgatgtgaataatcaagtcaataactGTTGGGTAGCCACATCTAACGCAGCCAATGCACGCAGTTTAACCTCGGTTTCCCCGAGAGCAATCAGCAAGCGGAGTTAGCCATCCCATCCTTGTCGCCAAATTGTTAGAGAAATTCTATAGGAAGAGAGACTGCAGATTCTTTCAAACGACAATTTTATAAGATTTACAAAAATGAAGCAATCAATAACAACCACTCAATCAGTGCATCATTAGGAAAGCCCAACAAACAGAGTTGTCTCTCTACTCTTATAGAAAAAGTACAACCTATTTTGACGAAGTGGCAGGTTAGCAGATTGGTGGAAAGAGGGACGGAACATGGTGTGTAAAAGCTGATTTAGCGGGTCTGTTCAGATTAAGATAGATGACATTGCCACTGATGTCTATTCCTTTCATCATGTTTCCACACATCTAAGTTCCTGTAGACTGTGGAAACAGTATGTCACATACTCAGGTCGTATCCAAACGGCTTTTATCTGTACACATAGACTCATGACTAAGTCACACAAGACTAGCCTGTATCAGCAAAATTCTAACATATAACAATGGACAATTCTCTAATAAAAACAGCATAGTAAGTCTAATTAAACAGTATAGTATGTCATGAATTTTACTTTTCCAAAACATAATGACGCAGTATAACAGTGGCGTGCAAAACGACATCTCAGAAATAACAATTTGTGGCTACTTGtcatggatgggctattgcaaCAGACGACCAAAATGGGTTCTACTCCTaccagctaaaaacaagaagtggcTCCGGCGGGCACGTAATCACCAAAGCTGGACAATTGAGAAGTGGAAAAAGTTTGCTTGGTCCGATGAATCCCGGTTCCTTTtgcatcatgctgatggcagtcaggattggtgtacctaataaactgaccgCTGAGTGTATTTAACATGTTGATTACTGTGAGGGTGGGGGCATCTCTAAATATAATttgcaaaaatataaaacaatattTTCATTATTTTTTCTTATTGCTTAACATtgtatttttaatatatttttttattttataaatatttgaCCACTTTCCATTATGTATGTGTTGTGTCACTACTTCTTATTTAACCAATGTCCAAAGTGATGTTTTCATTTAGAGCTTTAGACTTTAGTGGGATTCACACTAAAATGTTAAATAGTGCTTCCCCCTGGTGGACGGTTGGGGTACGTGAATATCCATTACTCTTTTCCTAAATTTAACCTAAtaatcctaacctgctacgttaattatcctaacctgctgcgtaattTCGgttaacctgctacgaaaagtcaaatCTGACGTTAATTTAGCcaaagctggatcccttctagtCATGACCCTGTCCCACGTGCagttatacaaaataacaaaggacTTTAATCTGTATAGTAGCTCGCTGACTGTGACCACTGAGCAGTCATTGTTCATGTTATTTCATTTGGCCAATAGAAACTGTAAGGAAAACACCTTCATGACATTGTATCTAGCTCTTAATAATAAATcaggtccacaataaattgtttgaATTACCTTTTTATACTCCAATGTCAATTTGTTTACCAACAAATTATGAAATGCCATGGATGCTACATTAAGATAACTGCAGTGGAGCAGCTGTGTGGAGTCCAACTATTATCATCATGTTGTTCTTTCTGTAACAGAGTAGCTGTGCAATTAGTTACACGTTCCATCCCCTGAGAGAGGGGATATAAACAGTATGCATTTAAATGCTTATACTGTAGGCTATCAAGCCTACTCAGTAAATATAAAATTTATATACAAAAATAGATAGGCTACTGTATTGAAAATACAAAGGGCACTGTGTATCTGCACACAGAAGACAAGAACGCAAAATGTCGTAAACAGCTATGCAAGGTGAAGGAATGGAATTTCCAATTCTCTTTCACTTTCCCCACTTGAACTTTCCTTGTTTTACATATTACCTCATCCATGGCATATCAATGAGGGAGGCTTTAAAGGTAGGGCAGGTAGCCGACCGTTTAGAAGTAGTGTTCAGGGATTTATCAACTCACCGGACACATGGCCACTCTTAACGTGTCCTTTGTGGTACATCTCCTGTGTGTAATTGCTCTTTGCCCGGTTGTTTATGCTAAATGCAGTAACCAAAAGGAGCAAATGCATTATCTTTCTCAAACTCGCCAGACTCTCAATGATCTTTCCATGGTTGGTAAATTTCTTTAACCTGTTACAAATTGACCATATAAGCATAGACATATTTAgaaatatggctctgaatataggcTGTAGCATGCATACTGTGATATCACAAGTTATTTATTCTAGTGGAAAATTGATTATTGGAGCTTGATTCATTCatatattttgttgttttattgAGATTTTGTGTATTTTGTGTGTGGTATAGGAGAGGTTACCAAGAGGCTGTATCCCAGAGGCGGAAAGGTTAAGGGTCCAACGTCCAACCCTTTCAATAGAGGTGATGCTCAGGAGATCATGAGTGTCTACAATTTCTGTGTTAGTCTAGTTCAATTGCATGGTTACACGGGGTGTTATTCTGATTACAGGAGGGGGAAAAGTTTTGGATACTGAGACTTGCGTTTCAACTAGCCAGCGAGCTCTTCCAACAAAACCTAACTCTTGTGAAATGGAATTCCATCAAACTCAGGGATCTCCAAGACCTTCTTGCTCGACAACAAATGACCTATTCGGAATGTGTACGTTCTTGGTTATGTTTCATTTGTTAACTGTAACTTGTTACACAATTATGATTAGGTATATTGTTATTATTCATGTAATCACATGGATATTGATATTAATGTTGTTTGTTTTTTACTATTTGAGGTCAGAGACATGCGTCTGCGTCAAAACCTTCCAATTGGTGATATGGTTAAGGACTTCTTCAAACAGCTGGACGACTTTCTTTCACGTGAGGTAAAGCATCTCATAGGTTGCATTGTattgagagggatggagtgggcctAGCCTATTTCTATGGTGTATAATGTACTCTTTTCACCTAAAACATATTTGTTTGTCGTTTTTCATTTCAGCGTTTCAGCTTGTGCTCATGGGAGGTCGTGAGAGCTGAAATGGGGAGCATCCTGAGGGATTTTTACAAGAAATCAAAAATGCCAAGAAAAAACGGTTAATTTTGTTGAAGAAACTGAAATGTGGCCTTTGGAAGCTTAATTTATATGTTTATGTTATTTCTCCGTGTTACAAATACTTTCCATGTAGGTTATAGTATTTAAATGAAGATACAAACACGCCTTACATTGGTTGAAATTGTGCTATTAATTTTGTAAAATTCTGTGGTGTGATGCAACCTTGAAATACAACGACTTTTTCGTTTAAATGTTTTCCTAAATGAGAAATTATTCCTACTAACAAATGCATATCAACATCATCTTCAATGAAAAACAATGAACTCCTTTACAATACTCTGAATTCCAGCCATACTTTCCCGCCCTTTAAGACATCATCATATCACTgtaaaacaatgttgattcagatAGTTATTAATTCTATCAAGTACACATTTACTGGATATCATGCAACATAATTATATCTCCACATTCTGAATGTTAGTTCAATGGAGTATAGCAATCGCTAACCATGCTGTTACTCTTCAGTCTCTATAGTGGAAAGAGAATAGATTCAGAGGTAACATCAACTCACATATCTGGATAAAAGTTCAATAAAAATACACGAATATGGAATACTTTGACAAATGATCTACGTGATAGACTTATATTTTACTCACAAGTGCATATAGGCCCAGATTCAAAACCATCCGAAATATAGGCTCCAATTTAAGCACTAATGTCAAAGTAAGCAGTAATGCCAAGGTCTATACTGCCTGTGCGCTGCATAGGCTTCCAGTGTCTTATTCTGAAAACCGGGAGCTTAGGAGCGGGTCAACCCAAATATTTCAGACCACCCAAACCTGTTTCTAAAACGTTATAAAGTCATGTTATATGTGTAATTCATACAATCCATACAAGGTTGATCTGTATCTTTAAATAGGCAGTTGAGGTCCACAAACCACAATAACCCTTTAAGCAGGTGGTTACAACGTAGTTGACACCATAGTTTCTGTGCGCAAATGAAAAGGTGTTGCGTTTTCAAACATTAAATACTGTGGTTTTCGAAGTGAAAGGCCAAACTAAATTTGTTCTATATGGTGATATTTTTTTAGGCCATAGTCCGATGGATtcacatgtttatttttttatttttttaaatcctggtTGGATGGCCAATATTTCATGATAAAATAGCAAATAACTCAAGATGTAACAATTCTTTGAGAGATGCACCTGTCCTTTCCCTGCATTTTCTCCAGACGTAAAACAACACTCAGGTATGAAAGTGTAAGGGAACTTCCACCTTTCACTTTTGGAATACCTTGCAGACTCTTAGTATAAAGGATCGACACAGGTTGGAGCATGGCAGAACTCGGGAATTCGATAAATTGACACTTTATCTCTTTATCCGTTGCGGAAAACTTACTTTTGTCGGAATTATAATTATACGAAGTAGGCTATCTTTCGGAAGGGCATCAACGTTGATTGCGGACAGACCGAGAACTACAGCAGACCTACGCTAAAATGGGTTCAATCAGCTTTTGGATGTGCTTGGTCATGACGATTTGCACCTGGAATAAAACCATCGGATGCACGTGGATGAAGACACTTCCTCGGTCTCCGAGCATGTTCCAAGTGTTCAGCAACAACACCATAACGATGCTTCAGAAAATGGTAGGATATAGGGAAATGTTTATTCACTTCTTCCTGGTCATTGAGCTCTTGTCATCTTTTCAACATTTCATGAGCTGCTATGTTTCATTTAAATTACCTGACTCCTTTTTGTAAAGTAATAAAAATTCAAtattttgtttacattttttggCATCTCAGGGTCATGAAGTCTCTCGAGAACATCAGATCACTTTCCCTGACAAACAATACAGACAAGTCAATCATTTCAAGGTAAGAAATATGCATAAAAAAGGTTTTGTTCTATCCATaatctttttttctaagagtggatTAAACactgaattcggaaagtattcagaccccttcaccttttccaaattttgttacgttacagaccatttctaaaattgattacaaataaataaaaaataatcatcaatctacacacaataccccatagtgataaagcaaaaacagtttaaaaaaaattgcaaaaatagcaaaaatgtctaaaaacatgttttgacttggtcattatgggttattgtgtttagattgatgaaacaaataatattgaatccattttaaaataaggctgaaaagtaacaaaatgtgcagatagtgaagggttctgagtacttcccgaatgcactgtatataatttGGTTATAACGAATATGCAATTTGCTATAATTTTCTGATATTAGCCCTCAATTTATAAGGCATATACTAATACAAATCACTCTTCTTCTAGGCTGACGAACAGATGGCCTTCATTTCGCATACTCTGAACGCTATAAAGAAATTGTACAGCAGTGGTAAATATGAGTCCACCGCCTGGGACCAGAAAGAAGTTGACAAGTTTATGAATAACCTCTACCGCCAGACCTCGGAGCTGGACCAATGCGTATGTCATTTGTGATTTTCGCCCTTAACATTAATGCAAAAAGGAAAACATTATACTATCCTACTAGATTATAATATAAGTGGTTACATGTTAATCAAATCATAATATTAAATTAATTATTTGTATTTTGTTCTAACAGGTAAAGGCTATGAAAACTAGACAATCAAAATCTGTCAAAAGAGTGAACAAAAAGATGAGCCTTCACTTCAAGTCCCTGAAGATTTACTTGAAACACGAGGTAGGTTGATCCATTTGTCTTACAAAGAGAGTACATTTACCAAATCTGAATGTATTTGTGTGATGATACAACATGTGTCTACTCTCAAATCTTGACAAGTGTATTTCATTTATGCAGGATTACAGCGCAAGCGGCTGGGAAGACGTAAGGACAGTGGTGCTGGCACACCTACAAAGACTAGACACAACATTAAGTAGCCAATGAGcgttatgtgtgtgttgtgtagatattatttatttgtatatcTATTTATTCAtctatttatttacaagtttatttatttgttttgaaCGTATTTATCTATAGTGTAGTAATGTATTCACAACTGTGTGGAGTAAATCATTTTTTATAATGAATAATTATGTGATTGACTTAGGCTATACATAGACTCATGTAACAATGTTTTCgtatatttatttttgtatttatgaaGGCCATTGCATACTGTATTTATTATTGCCACCTTATAGGAAATGTTTGTTATTGTAATAATGAAATATATTATGATGAAATAAATTATTTTACACATTTCTTCAAACGTAccttcatatattttttttacaacaaTAATCTATTTTAATCAAATAAACTGTAATTTATCGCAtgaacatatttagcagatgttttaatggttgtagcaaaatgcttgtggtCCTAGCTCTACcactacagtaatatctaacaatacacacaaatctaaaagtaaaagattgGACATAAGAAACATGGA
The sequence above is a segment of the Salvelinus alpinus chromosome 1, SLU_Salpinus.1, whole genome shotgun sequence genome. Coding sequences within it:
- the LOC139567900 gene encoding interferon a3-like — encoded protein: MGSISFWMCLVMTICTWNKTIGCTWMKTLPRSPSMFQVFSNNTITMLQKMGHEVSREHQITFPDKQYRQVNHFKADEQMAFISHTLNAIKKLYSSGKYESTAWDQKEVDKFMNNLYRQTSELDQCVKAMKTRQSKSVKRVNKKMSLHFKSLKIYLKHEDYSASGWEDVRTVVLAHLQRLDTTLSSQ
- the LOC139562947 gene encoding interferon tau-11-like; its protein translation is MATLNVSFVVHLLCVIALCPVVYAKCSNQKEQMHYLSQTRQTLNDLSMERLPRGCIPEAERLRVQRPTLSIEEGEKFWILRLAFQLASELFQQNLTLVKWNSIKLRDLQDLLARQQMTYSECVRDMRLRQNLPIGDMVKDFFKQLDDFLSRERFSLCSWEVVRAEMGSILRDFYKKSKMPRKNG